A single window of Halotalea alkalilenta DNA harbors:
- the tyrS gene encoding tyrosine--tRNA ligase, protein MNDVVEAFELIKRGTDEILLEDALLEKLRSGRKLRIKVGFDPTAPDLHLGHSVLLTKMRQLQELGHTVIFLIGDFTGRIGDPSGKSVTRKPLTEEQVRANAETYRQQVFKILDPELTEVRFNSEWFSRMGAAEMIELAAQSTVARMLERDDFEKRYQANQAISLHEFLYPLVQGYDSVALEADIEMGGTDQKFNLLMGREIQKHFGQTPQVVITMPLLEGLDGVQKMSKSLGNYVGVDEAPGAMFNKLVSMPDALIWKYFDLLSLKSNAELEALREEMANGANPRDIKMVLARELIARYHGEEAAANAHRSSGNVLGDGELPEDMPEVEVAFSGDAGVPIGFVLNRSGLVKNSAQAKDLLNNGRVKVDGVVMDKDALLEFGRSYVVQAGKRSFARVSLVPER, encoded by the coding sequence ATGAACGACGTTGTCGAGGCGTTTGAGCTGATCAAGCGCGGCACCGATGAAATCCTGCTCGAGGACGCGCTGCTCGAGAAACTGCGCTCGGGTCGTAAGCTGCGCATCAAGGTCGGGTTCGACCCGACCGCGCCCGATCTCCACCTGGGCCACAGTGTACTGCTGACCAAGATGCGTCAGCTCCAGGAGCTGGGGCATACGGTGATCTTCCTGATCGGCGACTTCACTGGCCGCATCGGCGATCCGAGCGGAAAGAGCGTGACTCGCAAGCCGCTGACCGAGGAGCAGGTCAGGGCAAATGCCGAGACCTATCGGCAGCAGGTGTTCAAGATTCTCGATCCCGAACTCACTGAGGTGCGGTTCAACTCCGAGTGGTTCTCCAGGATGGGCGCTGCCGAAATGATTGAGCTCGCGGCGCAAAGCACGGTGGCGAGGATGCTCGAGCGCGACGACTTCGAGAAGCGCTATCAGGCGAATCAGGCGATTTCGCTTCATGAGTTCCTCTACCCGCTGGTGCAGGGCTACGACTCCGTGGCGCTCGAAGCGGACATCGAGATGGGCGGTACCGATCAGAAGTTCAATCTGCTGATGGGTCGCGAGATCCAGAAGCATTTCGGCCAGACCCCGCAGGTGGTGATCACCATGCCGCTGCTCGAAGGTCTTGACGGTGTGCAGAAGATGTCCAAGTCGCTCGGCAACTATGTGGGTGTCGACGAGGCGCCGGGGGCGATGTTCAACAAGCTGGTTTCCATGCCCGATGCGCTGATCTGGAAGTACTTCGACCTGCTCTCGTTGAAGTCCAATGCGGAGCTCGAGGCGTTGCGCGAAGAGATGGCCAATGGCGCCAATCCCCGTGACATTAAGATGGTGCTTGCGCGCGAGCTGATCGCCCGTTATCACGGCGAAGAGGCGGCGGCCAATGCCCATCGCTCGAGCGGTAACGTACTCGGCGACGGTGAGTTGCCTGAGGACATGCCGGAAGTCGAGGTCGCTTTCTCAGGGGACGCCGGTGTGCCGATCGGTTTCGTGCTCAACCGCTCGGGGCTGGTCAAGAACAGCGCCCAGGCCAAAGACCTGCTCAACAACGGGCGGGTCAAGGTGGATGGTGTGGTGATGGACAAAGATGCCTTGCTCGAATTCGGCCGTAGCTACGTCGTTCAGGCAGGGAAGCGTAGTTTCGCCCGCGTTTCGTTGGTGCCCGAGCGCTGA